Proteins from a genomic interval of Onychostoma macrolepis isolate SWU-2019 chromosome 17, ASM1243209v1, whole genome shotgun sequence:
- the slc5a6b gene encoding solute carrier family 5 member 6 isoform X3, with the protein MDPVEHKYFTVIDYVIFALLLVASMAIGLYYAFTGGRQSTTREFMYADRSMKCLPLSLSLMATFQSAVALIGTPAEVYSNGTQYWFIGCSYILGLLIPAHIFIPLFYRLHLTSVYQYLELRFCKAVRICGTVTFIFQMVIYMGVGIYTPALALNAVTGFPLWGAVLATGLVCTLYTALGGLKAVVWTDVFQTVVMFTGQLAVIIVGVHQAGGLSDAWVKVRDGGLISGIDLNPDPTVRHTFWTLGVGGVFLMLSLYGVNQAQVQRYLSSCTEKEAIMSCYMVFPCLQVALMLSCLMGLVMYACYGNNSLLEQQYITSKDQMVLYFVMDMLQNFPGLPGLFVACLFSASLSTISSAFNSLATVTMVDLIKPHYSMTEARATLLSKILALSYGIICLAMAYVVHLMNSSVLQAALSIFGMVGGPLLGLFCLGIFFPCANSIGAVIGLAAGLVMAFWVGIGGFLFRIPSSVQFLPLNSTNTIPAASENITAVPALIDAARPVGLNGLYSLSYMWYSALNSSTVVLIGLIISFVTGPTKGDDVASGTVYPVMRTARSLLDKLVKPSACCTAPSEHTQIDDHKEVNGNVKEDAGTVEETETFLLSNPVSHVEHETSV; encoded by the exons ATGGATCCCGTGGAGCATAAGTACTTCACTGTCATTGATTATGTGATATTTGCGTTGCTGTTGGTGGCCTCTATGGCCATCGGGCTGTACTACGCCTTCACTGGAGGACGCCAGAGCACCACACGAGAGTTCATGTATGCAGACAGGAGTATGAAGTGCCTGCCGCTCTCTCTGTCCCTCATGGCCACCTTCCAGTCAGCCGTGGCCCTCATTGGTACGCCGGCTGAGGTTTACAGCAATGGCACGCAGTACTGGTTTATCGGCTGCTCTTATATTCTGGGTCTCCTGATACCAGCACACATATTCATTCCTCTGTTCTACAGACTACATCTCACCAGTGTTTACCAG TATTTGGAGCTGCGCTTCTGTAAAGCCGTCCGTATATGTGGCACTGTTACGTTTATTTTTCAGATG GTCATTTATATGGGTGTTGGCATCTATACACCTGCTCTTGCATTGAATGCAG TTACTGGTTTTCCTTTATGGGGAGCAGTATTGGCGACTGGGTTAGTGTGCACTCTTTATACGGCACTG GGTGGGCTGAAGGCAGTGGTCTGGACCGATGTTTTCCAGACAGTAGTGATGTTTACTGGTCAGCTGGCCGTCATCATTGTAGGTGTTCATCAGGCTGGTGGTCTCTCTGATGCCTGGGTGAAAGTCAGAGATGGTGGACTCATCTCTGGGATTGA CCTGAATCCAGACCCAACGGTGAGACACACGTTCTGGACGTTAGGTGTTGGAGGAGTGTTTCTGATGCTGTCTCTGTATGGAGTGAACCAGGCTCAGGTTCAGAGATACCTCAGTTCTTGTACAGAGAAAGAAGCCATCAT GTCCTGCTATATGGTGTTTCCCTGTCTTCAGGTGGCTTTAATGCTCAGTTGTCTGATGGGGCTGGTCATGTACGCCTGCTACGGTAATAACAGCCTTCTAGAACAGCAGTATATCACGTCCAAAGACCAG ATGGTGCTGTACTTCGTCATGGACATGCTACAGAACTTCCCTGGACTTCCTGGATTGTTTGTGGCGTGTTTGTTCAGTGCATCTCTCAG TACAATATCCTCAGCTTTTAACTCATTAGCCACGGTGACCATGGTGGATCTGATCAAACCCCATTACTCAATGACGGAGGCCAGAGCCACTCTGCTGTCAAAGATACTGG CTCTATCATATGGGATTATATGTCTGGCTATGGCTTATGTCGTGCATTTGATGAACAGTTCAGTTCTTCAG GCAGCTCTCAGTATCTTCGGGATGGTCGGTGGGCCGCTGCTCGGTCTGTTCTGTCTCGGCATCTTTTTCCCATGTGCAAATAGTATC GGAGCTGTAATAGGACTTGCTGCAGGACTAGTCATGGCTTTCTGGGTTGGCATTGGTGGCTTTTTGTTCCGGATACCCAGTTCTGTACAATTCCTTCCACTTAACTCTACTAACACCATACCAGCCGCCTCTGAAAACATCACAGCCGTGCCTGCTCTCATAGATGCTGCCAG ACCTGTAGGGCTGAATGGGTTGTATTCTCTGTCGTACATGTGGTACAGCGCACTCAACTCCTCCACCGTGGTGCTCATCGGACTCATTATCAGCTTCGTGACTG gccCAACAAAAGGAGACGATGTGGCCTCTGGCACAGTGTATCCTGTGATGAGAACGGCACGATCCCTTCTGGACAAGCTTGTGAAGCCGAGCGCTTGCTGTACGGCTCCTTCAGAGCACACG CAGATCGATGATCATAAAGAAGTGAATGGAAATGTAAAGGAGGATGCTGGAACTGTGGAAGAGACAGAAACATTTCTCCTATCAAATCCAGTGTCTCACGTGGAGCACGAGACCTCCGTATAG
- the slc5a6b gene encoding solute carrier family 5 member 6 isoform X1: MDPVEHKYFTVIDYVIFALLLVASMAIGLYYAFTGGRQSTTREFMYADRSMKCLPLSLSLMATFQSAVALIGTPAEVYSNGTQYWFIGCSYILGLLIPAHIFIPLFYRLHLTSVYQYLELRFCKAVRICGTVTFIFQMVIYMGVGIYTPALALNAVTGFPLWGAVLATGLVCTLYTALGGLKAVVWTDVFQTVVMFTGQLAVIIVGVHQAGGLSDAWVKVRDGGLISGIDLNPDPTVRHTFWTLGVGGVFLMLSLYGVNQAQVQRYLSSCTEKEAIMSCYMVFPCLQVALMLSCLMGLVMYACYGNNSLLEQQYITSKDQMVLYFVMDMLQNFPGLPGLFVACLFSASLSTISSAFNSLATVTMVDLIKPHYSMTEARATLLSKILALSYGIICLAMAYVVHLMNSSVLQAALSIFGMVGGPLLGLFCLGIFFPCANSIGAVIGLAAGLVMAFWVGIGGFLFRIPSSVQFLPLNSTNTIPAASENITAVPALIDAASRPVGLNGLYSLSYMWYSALNSSTVVLIGLIISFVTGPTKGDDVASGTVYPVMRTARSLLDKLVKPSACCTAPSEHTQIDDHKEVNGNVKEDAGTVEETETFLLSNPVSHVEHETSV; the protein is encoded by the exons ATGGATCCCGTGGAGCATAAGTACTTCACTGTCATTGATTATGTGATATTTGCGTTGCTGTTGGTGGCCTCTATGGCCATCGGGCTGTACTACGCCTTCACTGGAGGACGCCAGAGCACCACACGAGAGTTCATGTATGCAGACAGGAGTATGAAGTGCCTGCCGCTCTCTCTGTCCCTCATGGCCACCTTCCAGTCAGCCGTGGCCCTCATTGGTACGCCGGCTGAGGTTTACAGCAATGGCACGCAGTACTGGTTTATCGGCTGCTCTTATATTCTGGGTCTCCTGATACCAGCACACATATTCATTCCTCTGTTCTACAGACTACATCTCACCAGTGTTTACCAG TATTTGGAGCTGCGCTTCTGTAAAGCCGTCCGTATATGTGGCACTGTTACGTTTATTTTTCAGATG GTCATTTATATGGGTGTTGGCATCTATACACCTGCTCTTGCATTGAATGCAG TTACTGGTTTTCCTTTATGGGGAGCAGTATTGGCGACTGGGTTAGTGTGCACTCTTTATACGGCACTG GGTGGGCTGAAGGCAGTGGTCTGGACCGATGTTTTCCAGACAGTAGTGATGTTTACTGGTCAGCTGGCCGTCATCATTGTAGGTGTTCATCAGGCTGGTGGTCTCTCTGATGCCTGGGTGAAAGTCAGAGATGGTGGACTCATCTCTGGGATTGA CCTGAATCCAGACCCAACGGTGAGACACACGTTCTGGACGTTAGGTGTTGGAGGAGTGTTTCTGATGCTGTCTCTGTATGGAGTGAACCAGGCTCAGGTTCAGAGATACCTCAGTTCTTGTACAGAGAAAGAAGCCATCAT GTCCTGCTATATGGTGTTTCCCTGTCTTCAGGTGGCTTTAATGCTCAGTTGTCTGATGGGGCTGGTCATGTACGCCTGCTACGGTAATAACAGCCTTCTAGAACAGCAGTATATCACGTCCAAAGACCAG ATGGTGCTGTACTTCGTCATGGACATGCTACAGAACTTCCCTGGACTTCCTGGATTGTTTGTGGCGTGTTTGTTCAGTGCATCTCTCAG TACAATATCCTCAGCTTTTAACTCATTAGCCACGGTGACCATGGTGGATCTGATCAAACCCCATTACTCAATGACGGAGGCCAGAGCCACTCTGCTGTCAAAGATACTGG CTCTATCATATGGGATTATATGTCTGGCTATGGCTTATGTCGTGCATTTGATGAACAGTTCAGTTCTTCAG GCAGCTCTCAGTATCTTCGGGATGGTCGGTGGGCCGCTGCTCGGTCTGTTCTGTCTCGGCATCTTTTTCCCATGTGCAAATAGTATC GGAGCTGTAATAGGACTTGCTGCAGGACTAGTCATGGCTTTCTGGGTTGGCATTGGTGGCTTTTTGTTCCGGATACCCAGTTCTGTACAATTCCTTCCACTTAACTCTACTAACACCATACCAGCCGCCTCTGAAAACATCACAGCCGTGCCTGCTCTCATAGATGCTGCCAG CAGACCTGTAGGGCTGAATGGGTTGTATTCTCTGTCGTACATGTGGTACAGCGCACTCAACTCCTCCACCGTGGTGCTCATCGGACTCATTATCAGCTTCGTGACTG gccCAACAAAAGGAGACGATGTGGCCTCTGGCACAGTGTATCCTGTGATGAGAACGGCACGATCCCTTCTGGACAAGCTTGTGAAGCCGAGCGCTTGCTGTACGGCTCCTTCAGAGCACACG CAGATCGATGATCATAAAGAAGTGAATGGAAATGTAAAGGAGGATGCTGGAACTGTGGAAGAGACAGAAACATTTCTCCTATCAAATCCAGTGTCTCACGTGGAGCACGAGACCTCCGTATAG
- the slc5a6b gene encoding solute carrier family 5 member 6 isoform X2, producing MDPVEHKYFTVIDYVIFALLLVASMAIGLYYAFTGGRQSTTREFMYADRSMKCLPLSLSLMATFQSAVALIGTPAEVYSNGTQYWFIGCSYILGLLIPAHIFIPLFYRLHLTSVYQYLELRFCKAVRICGTVTFIFQMVIYMGVGIYTPALALNAVTGFPLWGAVLATGLVCTLYTALGGLKAVVWTDVFQTVVMFTGQLAVIIVGVHQAGGLSDAWVKVRDGGLISGIDLNPDPTVRHTFWTLGVGGVFLMLSLYGVNQAQVQRYLSSCTEKEAIMSCYMVFPCLQVALMLSCLMGLVMYACYGNNSLLEQQYITSKDQMVLYFVMDMLQNFPGLPGLFVACLFSASLSTISSAFNSLATVTMVDLIKPHYSMTEARATLLSKILALSYGIICLAMAYVVHLMNSSVLQAALSIFGMVGGPLLGLFCLGIFFPCANSIGAVIGLAAGLVMAFWVGIGGFLFRIPSSVQFLPLNSTNTIPAASENITAVPALIDAASRPVGLNGLYSLSYMWYSALNSSTVVLIGLIISFVTGPTKGDDVASGTVYPVMRTARSLLDKLVKPSACCTAPSEHTIDDHKEVNGNVKEDAGTVEETETFLLSNPVSHVEHETSV from the exons ATGGATCCCGTGGAGCATAAGTACTTCACTGTCATTGATTATGTGATATTTGCGTTGCTGTTGGTGGCCTCTATGGCCATCGGGCTGTACTACGCCTTCACTGGAGGACGCCAGAGCACCACACGAGAGTTCATGTATGCAGACAGGAGTATGAAGTGCCTGCCGCTCTCTCTGTCCCTCATGGCCACCTTCCAGTCAGCCGTGGCCCTCATTGGTACGCCGGCTGAGGTTTACAGCAATGGCACGCAGTACTGGTTTATCGGCTGCTCTTATATTCTGGGTCTCCTGATACCAGCACACATATTCATTCCTCTGTTCTACAGACTACATCTCACCAGTGTTTACCAG TATTTGGAGCTGCGCTTCTGTAAAGCCGTCCGTATATGTGGCACTGTTACGTTTATTTTTCAGATG GTCATTTATATGGGTGTTGGCATCTATACACCTGCTCTTGCATTGAATGCAG TTACTGGTTTTCCTTTATGGGGAGCAGTATTGGCGACTGGGTTAGTGTGCACTCTTTATACGGCACTG GGTGGGCTGAAGGCAGTGGTCTGGACCGATGTTTTCCAGACAGTAGTGATGTTTACTGGTCAGCTGGCCGTCATCATTGTAGGTGTTCATCAGGCTGGTGGTCTCTCTGATGCCTGGGTGAAAGTCAGAGATGGTGGACTCATCTCTGGGATTGA CCTGAATCCAGACCCAACGGTGAGACACACGTTCTGGACGTTAGGTGTTGGAGGAGTGTTTCTGATGCTGTCTCTGTATGGAGTGAACCAGGCTCAGGTTCAGAGATACCTCAGTTCTTGTACAGAGAAAGAAGCCATCAT GTCCTGCTATATGGTGTTTCCCTGTCTTCAGGTGGCTTTAATGCTCAGTTGTCTGATGGGGCTGGTCATGTACGCCTGCTACGGTAATAACAGCCTTCTAGAACAGCAGTATATCACGTCCAAAGACCAG ATGGTGCTGTACTTCGTCATGGACATGCTACAGAACTTCCCTGGACTTCCTGGATTGTTTGTGGCGTGTTTGTTCAGTGCATCTCTCAG TACAATATCCTCAGCTTTTAACTCATTAGCCACGGTGACCATGGTGGATCTGATCAAACCCCATTACTCAATGACGGAGGCCAGAGCCACTCTGCTGTCAAAGATACTGG CTCTATCATATGGGATTATATGTCTGGCTATGGCTTATGTCGTGCATTTGATGAACAGTTCAGTTCTTCAG GCAGCTCTCAGTATCTTCGGGATGGTCGGTGGGCCGCTGCTCGGTCTGTTCTGTCTCGGCATCTTTTTCCCATGTGCAAATAGTATC GGAGCTGTAATAGGACTTGCTGCAGGACTAGTCATGGCTTTCTGGGTTGGCATTGGTGGCTTTTTGTTCCGGATACCCAGTTCTGTACAATTCCTTCCACTTAACTCTACTAACACCATACCAGCCGCCTCTGAAAACATCACAGCCGTGCCTGCTCTCATAGATGCTGCCAG CAGACCTGTAGGGCTGAATGGGTTGTATTCTCTGTCGTACATGTGGTACAGCGCACTCAACTCCTCCACCGTGGTGCTCATCGGACTCATTATCAGCTTCGTGACTG gccCAACAAAAGGAGACGATGTGGCCTCTGGCACAGTGTATCCTGTGATGAGAACGGCACGATCCCTTCTGGACAAGCTTGTGAAGCCGAGCGCTTGCTGTACGGCTCCTTCAGAGCACACG ATCGATGATCATAAAGAAGTGAATGGAAATGTAAAGGAGGATGCTGGAACTGTGGAAGAGACAGAAACATTTCTCCTATCAAATCCAGTGTCTCACGTGGAGCACGAGACCTCCGTATAG